From Actinomyces slackii, a single genomic window includes:
- a CDS encoding carbohydrate-binding domain-containing protein — protein sequence MKNRTRLTHRATGALALAAALALAAGCSTSAADTSASSQGSSSQSASAQSSSSSSSGSNAAWTTISSQTASASTGASAADILGANAEVTSASTEADDAGTTDTSGATTIALSDSSAKVSGSGASAEGSTVTITEAGTYVVSGSSSDGQIVVAAPDAEVRIVLDGVSLTNKDAPAIDVQDAGEAIVVLAKGSTNTLADGSSYADTSSEAPTAALFSSDTLTLTGTGSLSVTGSYKDGISSKNGLIITGTPTIEVNAADDGIRGKDYLAITSGTVTVTAGGDALKSSEDNDETKGFVSLGKAILTLTSDDDAIAAVTDVVVDGTTLSITAGGGQANAVPEEQAPPGQDTQDSQAEDTTPSPKGINAGVSYTQDSGTVTINSADEGIQAAFVNVNGGELSIAAGDDGINASNGDYVIEGHESADSESDDGSVLTISGGQVEVSFASSDGLDSNGSAYVTGGTVVVSGQAGAMDGSVDANGETQLVGVTGSPSVTAGDTLTITDASGKETTVDVNFTASAITVLGLTEGEEYTVSSTSGGSSTGTAAALSSGMGGPMGGQGGPGGQPPSGS from the coding sequence GTGAAGAACCGCACTCGCCTCACCCACCGCGCCACCGGCGCTCTGGCCCTGGCCGCCGCCCTGGCCCTGGCCGCCGGATGCTCGACCAGCGCCGCCGACACCTCCGCGAGCTCCCAGGGCTCATCCTCGCAGTCCGCGAGCGCCCAGAGCTCATCCTCCTCGTCCTCGGGCTCGAACGCCGCGTGGACCACGATCAGCTCCCAGACCGCCTCGGCCTCCACGGGGGCCAGCGCCGCGGACATCCTGGGCGCCAACGCCGAGGTGACCAGCGCCTCGACCGAGGCCGACGACGCCGGAACCACCGACACGTCGGGGGCCACGACCATCGCCCTGTCCGACTCCTCGGCGAAGGTCTCCGGCTCGGGCGCAAGCGCCGAGGGCTCGACCGTCACCATCACCGAGGCCGGCACCTACGTGGTCTCGGGGAGCAGCAGCGATGGCCAGATCGTCGTCGCGGCTCCCGACGCCGAGGTCCGCATCGTCCTGGACGGTGTCTCCCTGACCAACAAGGACGCCCCGGCCATCGATGTTCAGGACGCCGGCGAGGCGATCGTGGTCCTGGCCAAGGGCTCGACCAACACCCTGGCCGATGGCTCCTCCTACGCCGACACCTCCTCCGAGGCCCCCACCGCGGCCCTGTTCTCCTCCGACACGCTGACCCTCACGGGCACCGGCTCCCTGAGCGTGACCGGCTCCTACAAGGACGGCATCTCCTCGAAGAACGGCCTGATCATCACCGGCACCCCCACCATTGAGGTCAATGCGGCCGACGACGGCATCCGCGGCAAGGACTACCTGGCGATCACATCGGGGACCGTCACCGTCACCGCGGGTGGGGACGCCCTGAAGTCCAGCGAGGACAACGACGAGACCAAGGGCTTCGTCTCCCTGGGCAAGGCGATCCTGACCCTGACCTCCGATGATGATGCCATCGCCGCCGTCACCGACGTCGTCGTGGACGGCACCACCCTGAGCATCACCGCGGGTGGCGGCCAGGCCAACGCCGTCCCCGAGGAGCAGGCCCCTCCGGGGCAGGACACCCAGGACTCTCAGGCCGAGGACACCACCCCCTCCCCCAAGGGCATCAACGCGGGGGTGAGCTACACGCAGGACTCCGGAACGGTGACTATCAACTCGGCCGATGAGGGCATCCAGGCGGCCTTCGTCAACGTCAACGGCGGGGAGCTGTCCATCGCCGCCGGGGACGACGGCATCAACGCCTCCAACGGGGACTACGTCATCGAGGGCCACGAGAGCGCGGACTCGGAGTCCGATGACGGCTCGGTCCTGACGATCTCGGGCGGCCAGGTGGAGGTCTCCTTCGCCTCCTCCGACGGCCTGGACTCCAACGGCTCGGCCTACGTCACGGGCGGAACGGTCGTGGTCTCCGGGCAGGCGGGCGCCATGGACGGCTCGGTGGACGCCAATGGCGAGACCCAGCTAGTGGGCGTGACCGGCTCGCCGAGCGTGACCGCCGGGGACACCCTGACCATCACCGATGCCAGCGGGAAGGAGACCACAGTCGATGTGAACTTCACGGCCTCGGCGATCACCGTGCTGGGGCTGACCGAGGGCGAGGAGTACACGGTGTCCTCGACCTCGGGCGGCTCGTCCACGGGGACGGCGGCGGCCCTGTCCTCCGGGATGGGCGGTCCTATGGGCGGTCAGGGCGGCCCCGGGGGCCAGCCCCCGAGCGGCAGCTGA
- a CDS encoding DUF4956 domain-containing protein: MSLTSLTAVASLPHIGADLIALAVLVGPLYARRHSRKDLTAAYIGVNIGILAVTLLLSSSEVGAGLGLGLFGVLSIIRLRSTELSQHEVAYFFAALALGLLGGIQTAPIPLVSALMALVVASLWICDHPALMGRNRHQVILLDRAISDEPILTAHLEQLLGGRVQSLEVRRLDMVNDTTLVDVRFRMPRSQRRRARHEEPVMSQPAPPSAPHAVPRPEPRPAFQVVDPMSQPSAWPDGMPMNRSARQPVATRPM, encoded by the coding sequence ATGTCCTTGACATCCCTCACCGCCGTGGCGTCCCTGCCTCATATCGGCGCCGATCTCATCGCCCTGGCCGTCCTGGTGGGCCCCCTCTACGCCCGTCGCCACAGCCGCAAAGACCTGACCGCCGCCTACATCGGCGTCAACATCGGGATCCTGGCCGTCACCCTCCTGCTGTCCTCCTCCGAGGTCGGCGCGGGCCTGGGCCTGGGCCTGTTCGGCGTGCTGTCCATCATCCGCCTGCGCTCCACCGAGCTGAGCCAGCATGAGGTCGCCTACTTCTTCGCCGCCCTGGCCCTGGGCCTGCTCGGCGGCATCCAGACCGCGCCGATCCCCCTGGTGTCCGCGCTCATGGCCCTGGTCGTCGCCTCCCTGTGGATCTGCGACCACCCCGCCCTCATGGGCCGCAACCGCCACCAGGTCATCCTGCTCGACCGCGCCATCAGTGATGAGCCCATTCTCACCGCGCACCTGGAGCAGCTGCTCGGAGGCCGTGTCCAGTCCCTGGAGGTCCGGCGCCTCGACATGGTCAACGACACCACCCTGGTCGATGTCCGCTTCCGGATGCCCCGCTCCCAGCGCCGTCGCGCCCGTCACGAGGAGCCGGTCATGTCCCAGCCCGCCCCGCCGTCAGCGCCGCATGCGGTGCCGCGCCCTGAGCCCCGCCCCGCCTTCCAGGTCGTCGACCCCATGAGCCAGCCGAGCGCCTGGCCCGACGGCATGCCCATGAACCGGAGCGCCAGGCAGCCGGTGGCGACTCGGCCCATGTGA
- a CDS encoding glycoside hydrolase family 13 protein, with amino-acid sequence MTTSPAPASPSAPSQAADSRAGERPWWADAVIYQIYPRSFADDDGNGIGDLAGITSRAPYLEALGVDAVWLSPFYPSALADGGYDVDDHRDVAPEIGTLEDFDAMVAALHERGIRVITDIVPNHSSNRHQWFRAALAGGPDAPERALYHVVPGSGPDGAEPPNDWRSLFGGPAWDRIDDVDASGRPLTGPGTGRPYQWYLHLFAPEQPDLNWDSRIVREDFLDTLRFWADRGVDGFRIDVAPGMAKDMSRPFRPFSEIPWWPLPEDGSHPLFDRDEVHEIYREWREVLEAYDPPRFAVAEAGVAASRRAAYAASVGQAFNFQMQDADFTPVSYRWAIEAGLADLAQCGSTTWVLGCHDVIRVASRYAFDPRQEAPTAPSDGPDRAYDPAAGQEDFPAGRSLALARAWLLADGDAPGIVDDALAGERRARAGALAVMALPGSMYIYQGDELALAEVPDIPEERLQDPIAVRNRAVEKGRDGCRVPLPWTEAGSSLGFGPEGCEPHLPQPRDWGSRSVAVQDEDPDSTLALYRRGLELRRRHWRAGAELVWLEAPEHALAFQRGEVQCWTAFGAPVELPDGEVLISSAPIHRGVLPADATAWLIPA; translated from the coding sequence GTGACCACGAGCCCCGCTCCCGCGAGCCCCTCCGCCCCCTCACAGGCTGCCGACTCCCGGGCCGGTGAGCGCCCCTGGTGGGCCGACGCCGTCATCTACCAGATCTATCCGCGCTCCTTCGCCGATGATGACGGCAACGGCATCGGCGACCTGGCCGGCATCACCTCCCGCGCGCCCTATCTGGAGGCCCTGGGCGTCGATGCCGTCTGGCTCTCCCCCTTCTACCCCTCCGCCCTGGCCGACGGCGGCTACGACGTCGACGACCACCGCGATGTGGCCCCCGAGATCGGCACCCTGGAGGACTTCGATGCGATGGTGGCCGCCCTCCACGAGCGCGGCATCCGGGTGATCACCGACATCGTCCCCAATCACTCCTCCAACCGCCACCAGTGGTTCCGCGCCGCTCTGGCCGGCGGTCCCGATGCCCCCGAGCGGGCGCTCTACCACGTCGTCCCGGGCTCCGGCCCCGACGGCGCGGAGCCGCCCAATGACTGGCGCTCCCTGTTCGGGGGCCCCGCCTGGGACCGCATCGATGATGTCGACGCCTCCGGCAGGCCCCTGACCGGGCCGGGAACCGGCCGGCCCTACCAGTGGTACCTCCACCTCTTCGCCCCCGAGCAGCCCGACCTCAACTGGGACAGTCGCATCGTGCGCGAGGACTTCCTGGACACGCTGCGCTTCTGGGCCGATCGCGGGGTGGACGGATTCCGCATCGACGTGGCCCCCGGCATGGCCAAGGACATGTCCCGGCCCTTTAGGCCCTTCAGCGAGATCCCCTGGTGGCCGCTTCCCGAGGACGGCTCCCACCCCCTGTTCGACCGCGACGAGGTCCATGAGATCTACCGCGAGTGGCGCGAGGTCCTGGAGGCCTACGATCCACCGCGCTTCGCCGTGGCCGAGGCCGGTGTGGCGGCCTCGCGCCGCGCGGCCTACGCGGCCAGCGTCGGCCAGGCCTTCAACTTCCAGATGCAGGACGCCGACTTCACGCCCGTGTCCTATCGGTGGGCCATCGAGGCGGGGCTTGCGGATCTGGCCCAGTGCGGATCGACCACCTGGGTGCTGGGCTGCCATGACGTTATCCGTGTGGCCAGTCGCTACGCCTTCGACCCCCGCCAGGAGGCGCCCACCGCCCCGAGCGACGGCCCCGACCGCGCCTACGACCCAGCCGCCGGGCAGGAGGACTTCCCCGCGGGCCGCTCCCTGGCCCTGGCCCGGGCCTGGCTCCTGGCTGACGGCGATGCGCCCGGCATCGTCGACGACGCCCTCGCCGGCGAGCGCCGCGCCCGAGCCGGGGCGCTGGCGGTGATGGCCCTGCCCGGCTCCATGTACATCTACCAGGGCGATGAGCTGGCCCTGGCCGAGGTCCCCGACATTCCTGAGGAGCGCCTCCAGGACCCCATCGCCGTGCGCAACCGGGCCGTGGAGAAGGGGCGTGACGGCTGCCGCGTGCCCCTGCCCTGGACGGAGGCGGGCTCCAGCCTCGGATTCGGCCCCGAGGGCTGTGAGCCCCACCTGCCCCAACCCCGGGACTGGGGGAGCAGGTCGGTCGCCGTCCAGGACGAGGACCCCGACTCCACGCTGGCCCTCTACCGGCGGGGCCTGGAGCTGCGACGCCGGCACTGGAGGGCCGGGGCGGAGCTGGTCTGGCTGGAGGCCCCCGAGCATGCCCTGGCCTTCCAGCGCGGCGAGGTGCAGTGCTGGACGGCTTTCGGCGCCCCGGTGGAGCTGCCCGACGGCGAGGTGCTCATCTCCAGCGCCCCGATCCACCGGGGCGTGCTGCCGGCGGACGCCACGGCCTGGCTGATCCCCGCCTGA
- a CDS encoding phage holin family protein has translation MEMVIRTLGNAVGLWLATRLLSGLSVPEGASTAGMWINLLVVGAILALVNSLVKPVAKFVALPLYILTFGLFALVVNGAMLRLAGWLTDSLGALGAGGSIPLGLEVTSFGTAIMGSLIVSVISAIIVSVLVDRDQ, from the coding sequence ATGGAGATGGTGATTCGGACTCTCGGCAATGCCGTTGGGCTGTGGCTGGCGACCCGCCTGCTCAGTGGCCTGAGCGTTCCCGAGGGAGCCTCGACGGCGGGAATGTGGATCAACCTGCTAGTGGTGGGGGCGATCCTGGCCCTGGTCAACTCCCTGGTCAAGCCGGTGGCCAAGTTCGTGGCCCTCCCTCTGTACATCCTGACCTTCGGGCTCTTCGCCCTGGTGGTCAACGGGGCGATGCTCCGCCTGGCGGGATGGCTGACCGACAGCCTTGGCGCGCTGGGGGCGGGCGGCTCGATCCCCCTGGGCCTGGAGGTGACCTCCTTCGGCACGGCCATCATGGGCTCGCTCATCGTCTCGGTGATCTCGGCGATCATCGTCTCGGTCCTGGTGGACCGGGACCAGTAG
- a CDS encoding polyphosphate polymerase domain-containing protein, translated as MPKHAQAALRTSAMDTITLAQLNEEADLLTRIDRKYLIPSSEAQGLLDILAPRSQVLQIGALQSFSYASTYFDTPGLGTYMLAARKRRRRFKVRTRTYLDSALCFLEVKTVGTRESTIKTRLPYDPKDANRLTNSGSSFVAMRLTESSIAGTADAAAFTNALTPVLANNYDRITLHLPDDAARVTVDTHLTWRILGSGARPPACVKDYVVIETKNPSTPSLADRYLWSLGYRPAGLSKYATGMALLTPGLPTNKWHRLLTRQLADAGPAPYTARHAA; from the coding sequence ATGCCCAAGCACGCACAGGCCGCCCTGCGCACCAGCGCCATGGACACCATCACCCTGGCCCAGCTCAATGAGGAGGCCGATCTGCTGACCCGCATCGACCGCAAGTACCTCATCCCCTCATCCGAGGCCCAGGGACTTCTCGACATCCTCGCCCCGCGCAGCCAGGTCCTCCAGATCGGCGCGCTGCAGTCCTTCTCCTACGCCTCGACCTACTTCGACACCCCCGGCCTGGGGACATACATGCTGGCGGCCCGCAAGCGCCGTCGTCGATTCAAGGTCCGCACCCGCACCTACCTGGACTCCGCCCTGTGCTTCCTGGAGGTCAAGACCGTGGGCACGCGCGAGTCCACCATCAAGACGCGCCTGCCCTACGACCCCAAGGACGCCAACCGGCTCACCAACTCCGGGAGCTCCTTCGTGGCCATGCGCCTGACGGAGTCCAGCATCGCCGGCACGGCCGACGCCGCCGCCTTCACCAATGCGCTGACACCGGTCCTGGCCAACAACTACGACCGCATCACCCTCCACCTGCCCGACGACGCCGCCCGGGTCACCGTCGACACCCACTTGACCTGGAGGATCCTGGGCTCGGGGGCCAGACCGCCCGCCTGCGTCAAGGACTACGTCGTCATCGAGACGAAGAACCCCTCCACCCCGTCATTGGCGGACCGCTACCTGTGGTCCCTGGGGTATCGGCCGGCAGGCCTGTCGAAGTACGCCACGGGGATGGCCCTGCTGACCCCTGGGCTGCCGACCAACAAGTGGCACCGGCTCCTGACCCGCCAGCTCGCCGACGCCGGTCCCGCCCCCTACACCGCCCGCCACGCCGCCTGA
- a CDS encoding DUF4956 domain-containing protein codes for MSALPHIAADLIALAILVGALYAPRHSRKDLTAAYIGVNIGVLAVTLLLSTATVAAGLGLGLFGVLSIIRLRSTELSQHEVAYFFAALALGLLGGINSAPLALTATLMALVVASLFIGDHPALMRRHRHQVILLDRAIPNETALIAHLERTLGGRVRSVEVQRLDLVNDTTMVDVRFQLPRPSHALPPTDMVLPPAVSPTASPAETWAGAQHAVAAN; via the coding sequence ATGTCCGCCCTCCCCCATATCGCCGCCGACCTCATCGCCCTGGCCATCCTCGTGGGCGCCCTCTACGCCCCGCGCCACAGCCGCAAGGACCTGACCGCCGCCTACATCGGCGTCAACATCGGCGTCCTGGCCGTCACCCTCCTGCTGTCCACCGCCACCGTGGCCGCCGGCCTGGGCCTGGGCCTGTTCGGCGTGCTGTCCATCATCCGCCTGCGCTCCACCGAGCTGAGCCAGCACGAGGTCGCCTACTTCTTCGCCGCTCTGGCCCTGGGCCTGCTCGGCGGCATCAACTCCGCTCCCCTGGCCCTGACCGCCACCCTCATGGCCCTGGTCGTCGCCTCCCTGTTCATCGGCGACCACCCCGCCCTCATGCGCCGCCACCGCCACCAGGTCATCCTGCTCGACCGCGCCATCCCCAACGAGACCGCGCTCATCGCCCACCTGGAGCGCACTCTGGGAGGCCGCGTGCGCTCGGTGGAGGTCCAGCGCCTCGACCTGGTCAACGACACCACCATGGTCGACGTCCGCTTCCAGCTGCCGCGACCCTCCCACGCCCTGCCGCCCACCGACATGGTGCTCCCGCCCGCCGTCTCCCCGACCGCGAGTCCGGCCGAGACCTGGGCCGGCGCCCAGCATGCCGTCGCCGCGAACTGA
- the hisC gene encoding histidinol-phosphate transaminase, with product MTTLRIRPAIAALPAYVPGARAEGPGVVKLSSNELALPPSEPVVRAIVQVAEGANRYPEMTGQTLVEALAARFGVGADQVVVGNGSVALIQHLLDTVCQEGEEVVLPWRSFEAYPICAAVAGARAITVALTPQARHDVPAMLAAVTERTRLVMACTPNNPTGPALSAQELGQLVAGVPSDVVVLVDEAYLDFVTDPAVGDALDLLADHPNLVIARTFSKAHALAGLRVGCLIAEAGLAAAIRSVATPFGVSLPAQAAALAALEPEVLEETARRSAAVAAERDRVVAALRDQGWAVPESQGNFYWLGVGSRAAALAEHFRDAGILVRPFAGEGVRITVGTPEENDRALAAAASWGGSREAEPTH from the coding sequence ATGACCACGCTACGCATCCGCCCGGCCATCGCCGCCCTGCCCGCCTACGTCCCCGGGGCGCGCGCCGAGGGCCCCGGGGTGGTCAAGCTCTCCTCCAATGAGCTGGCCCTGCCCCCCAGCGAGCCGGTGGTGCGCGCCATCGTCCAGGTCGCCGAGGGCGCCAACCGCTACCCGGAGATGACCGGCCAGACCCTGGTGGAGGCCCTGGCCGCCCGCTTCGGCGTGGGCGCCGACCAGGTGGTGGTCGGCAATGGCTCGGTGGCCCTCATCCAGCACCTTCTGGACACGGTGTGCCAGGAGGGCGAGGAGGTCGTCCTGCCCTGGCGCTCCTTCGAGGCCTACCCGATCTGCGCCGCCGTGGCCGGGGCGCGGGCCATCACCGTCGCCCTGACCCCCCAGGCCCGCCATGACGTGCCGGCCATGCTGGCGGCCGTCACCGAGCGCACCCGCCTGGTCATGGCCTGCACCCCCAACAACCCCACCGGGCCCGCCCTCAGCGCCCAGGAGCTGGGGCAGCTGGTCGCCGGCGTGCCGAGCGACGTCGTCGTCCTGGTCGACGAGGCCTACCTGGACTTCGTCACCGACCCGGCGGTGGGCGACGCCCTGGACCTGCTGGCCGATCACCCCAACCTCGTCATCGCCCGTACCTTCTCCAAGGCCCACGCCCTGGCCGGGTTGCGGGTGGGCTGCCTCATCGCCGAGGCGGGCCTGGCCGCGGCCATCCGATCGGTGGCCACGCCCTTCGGGGTGAGCCTGCCCGCCCAGGCCGCCGCCCTGGCCGCCCTGGAGCCCGAGGTCTTGGAGGAGACCGCGCGGCGCAGCGCCGCCGTGGCCGCCGAGCGCGACCGGGTCGTGGCCGCCCTGCGGGACCAGGGCTGGGCCGTCCCCGAGTCCCAGGGCAACTTCTACTGGCTGGGCGTGGGGTCCCGGGCCGCGGCGCTGGCCGAGCACTTCAGGGACGCCGGCATCCTGGTGCGCCCCTTCGCCGGGGAGGGGGTGCGCATCACCGTGGGCACCCCTGAGGAGAACGACCGGGCGCTCGCCGCGGCCGCCTCCTGGGGCGGGAGTCGGGAGGCGGAGCCCACTCACTGA
- a CDS encoding polyphosphate polymerase domain-containing protein, producing MTTPIAPIAPDVRTAHLPTTTLAELNAAAGLQTRVDRKYLLPASQAQVLVNRLKGARVLEIHGRRRFAYASTYFDTPDLDSYLLAARGRRRRFKVRTRTYLDSALCFLEVKTVGARGTTVKCRLEHQADDAHLTDQDRAFVADCLITSGVAAPDEAQELALTLSPVLSTTYERTTLLLPDRTRTTLDTTLTWRRLTRSSRRAPTAPTPAPAEPRRVSPSEPLTTGCAVVETKSLSGHSSTDRLLWAGGHRPRRISKYATGMALLHPALPANRWHRTMTHELAELTTAA from the coding sequence ATGACCACGCCCATCGCACCCATCGCACCGGATGTGCGCACCGCCCACCTGCCCACCACCACTCTGGCCGAGCTCAACGCCGCCGCAGGGCTCCAGACCCGCGTGGATCGCAAGTACCTCCTGCCCGCGAGCCAGGCCCAGGTGCTCGTCAACCGCCTCAAGGGCGCCCGCGTCCTGGAGATCCACGGCAGGCGCCGCTTCGCCTACGCCTCGACCTACTTCGACACCCCGGACCTGGACTCCTACCTGCTGGCCGCCCGCGGGCGCCGGCGGCGCTTCAAGGTCCGCACCCGCACCTACCTGGACTCCGCCCTGTGCTTCCTGGAGGTCAAGACCGTCGGCGCACGCGGCACCACCGTCAAGTGCCGCCTGGAGCACCAGGCCGACGACGCCCACCTGACCGATCAGGACCGCGCCTTCGTGGCGGACTGCCTCATCACCTCGGGGGTCGCCGCCCCCGATGAGGCACAGGAGCTCGCTCTCACCCTGAGCCCGGTGCTATCCACCACCTACGAGCGCACCACCCTGCTACTGCCCGACCGAACCCGCACCACCCTCGACACCACGCTGACCTGGCGGCGACTGACCCGCAGCTCGCGGCGCGCCCCCACGGCCCCCACCCCGGCACCGGCAGAGCCTCGTCGCGTCAGCCCGAGCGAGCCGCTGACCACCGGCTGCGCCGTCGTGGAGACCAAGAGCCTGTCGGGCCACAGCTCGACCGACCGCCTTCTGTGGGCCGGCGGCCACCGCCCCCGGCGCATCTCGAAGTACGCCACCGGCATGGCCCTGCTGCATCCCGCACTGCCAGCCAACAGGTGGCACCGAACCATGACTCACGAGCTCGCCGAGCTCACCACCGCCGCCTGA
- the nrdI gene encoding class Ib ribonucleoside-diphosphate reductase assembly flavoprotein NrdI, translating to MSSKPLLVYFSSTSENTHRFVSKLGFPTARIPLRPGEGELTVEEEYVLVVPTYGGGSAKGAVPKQVIAFLNDPHNRSLCRGVIASGNTNFGEAYCLAGDIIASKLGVPFLYRYELLGTPTDVARVKQGLEDYWQTR from the coding sequence GTGAGCAGCAAGCCCCTCCTGGTCTACTTCTCCTCCACCTCGGAGAACACTCACCGCTTCGTGAGCAAGCTGGGCTTCCCAACGGCCCGCATCCCGCTGCGCCCCGGTGAGGGCGAGTTGACCGTGGAGGAGGAGTACGTCCTGGTGGTGCCCACCTACGGTGGTGGGTCTGCCAAGGGGGCGGTTCCCAAGCAGGTCATCGCATTCCTCAACGACCCGCACAACCGCTCGTTGTGCCGAGGCGTCATCGCCTCGGGCAACACCAACTTCGGCGAGGCCTACTGCCTGGCCGGTGACATCATCGCCAGCAAGCTCGGGGTGCCCTTCCTGTACCGCTACGAGCTGCTCGGCACCCCGACGGACGTTGCACGCGTCAAGCAAGGATTGGAAGACTATTGGCAGACACGCTGA
- the nrdH gene encoding glutaredoxin-like protein NrdH, translating into MSITVFSKPNCVQCTATYRAMDKAGLPYETVDISVDAQALEQVKALGYAQAPVVMAGGEHWSGFRPDKIKALASAVEVLAV; encoded by the coding sequence ATGTCCATCACCGTCTTCAGCAAGCCCAACTGCGTCCAGTGCACGGCCACCTACCGCGCCATGGACAAGGCCGGCCTGCCCTACGAGACGGTGGACATCTCCGTGGACGCTCAGGCGCTGGAGCAGGTCAAGGCCCTCGGCTACGCCCAGGCCCCGGTGGTCATGGCGGGTGGCGAGCACTGGTCCGGCTTCCGCCCGGACAAGATCAAGGCCCTCGCCTCCGCCGTCGAGGTCCTCGCCGTCTGA
- a CDS encoding MFS transporter, whose protein sequence is MRLTADLKGLSAVPAFRTLLAVRLISQTGDGLVQAGLAALFFFRPQNLTSVTGVALALVVMLAPFTLVGPFTGPFIDRWRRRQILLWGNLLRAGIIAATAVMLQVVGVGAAIYVLVLIALGINRFLLAVLSAGLPQIIHRERLLVANSIVPTMGGAASALGAITGVVLRLVLPAGSAQDTASLAVAVGMYCAAAAMVTRLGIGQLGPQDWDASTGGRGAGLGRALATTLRELGQAVRYLVRRGTPGLALSTMALHRLVYGMQLITIIVSSRNLLAPPHDADAGLAAFGALMGAMLAGQGLSVLLTPLAHEWVAPSAWVVVCLLGGTAGQAILVSTHERAWMCAGLFVFGVGVQGAKIAVDTIIQADTDDAYRGRAFSIYDVLFNTAECLAAGTAVLVMPAVGWDRGLQAGLMVMAWAVAAWCWWGMRRLGGRPREV, encoded by the coding sequence ATGCGCCTGACCGCCGACCTCAAGGGACTCTCCGCCGTCCCGGCCTTCCGCACCCTGCTGGCCGTCAGGCTCATCTCCCAGACCGGGGACGGCCTGGTCCAGGCCGGACTGGCGGCCCTGTTCTTCTTCCGACCCCAGAACCTGACCAGCGTGACCGGGGTGGCCCTGGCCCTGGTGGTCATGCTGGCGCCCTTCACCCTGGTGGGTCCCTTCACCGGTCCCTTCATCGACCGGTGGCGGCGCCGCCAGATCCTCCTGTGGGGCAACCTGCTGCGCGCCGGCATCATCGCTGCCACGGCAGTCATGCTCCAGGTCGTGGGCGTGGGGGCGGCGATCTACGTCCTGGTGCTCATCGCCCTGGGCATCAACCGCTTCCTGCTGGCGGTCCTGTCCGCGGGCCTTCCCCAGATCATCCATCGGGAGCGGCTCCTGGTGGCCAACTCCATCGTGCCGACCATGGGGGGAGCGGCCTCCGCCCTCGGGGCCATCACCGGGGTGGTCCTGCGGCTGGTGCTGCCGGCCGGCTCCGCCCAGGACACGGCAAGTCTCGCGGTGGCCGTGGGCATGTACTGCGCGGCGGCGGCGATGGTCACCCGCCTGGGGATCGGGCAGCTGGGCCCCCAGGACTGGGATGCGAGCACCGGGGGCCGGGGGGCCGGCCTGGGCAGGGCCCTGGCCACCACGCTGCGAGAGCTGGGGCAGGCCGTGCGCTACCTGGTGCGCCGTGGCACCCCGGGCCTGGCACTGAGCACCATGGCCCTGCACCGCCTGGTCTACGGGATGCAGCTCATCACCATCATCGTGTCCTCCCGCAATCTTCTGGCCCCGCCCCACGACGCCGACGCCGGTCTGGCCGCCTTCGGGGCCCTCATGGGGGCGATGCTCGCCGGGCAGGGACTGTCCGTGCTGCTCACGCCCCTGGCCCACGAGTGGGTCGCGCCCTCGGCCTGGGTGGTCGTCTGCCTGCTGGGCGGCACGGCCGGGCAGGCGATTCTCGTATCCACCCATGAGCGGGCGTGGATGTGCGCGGGGCTGTTCGTGTTCGGCGTCGGCGTCCAGGGGGCGAAGATCGCCGTGGACACCATCATCCAGGCCGACACCGATGACGCCTACAGGGGTCGGGCCTTCTCGATCTACGACGTCCTGTTCAACACCGCCGAGTGCCTGGCCGCCGGCACGGCGGTGCTGGTGATGCCGGCCGTGGGCTGGGATCGGGGCCTGCAGGCGGGGCTCATGGTCATGGCCTGGGCGGTGGCCGCCTGGTGCTGGTGGGGCATGCGCCGCCTGGGAGGCCGGCCGCGCGAGGTCTGA